The Agromyces mariniharenae genome includes a window with the following:
- a CDS encoding Maf family protein, translating to MRLYLASTSPARLQTLRAAGIEPIAIAPGVDEAAAVAAAEAASGTLEAPDMVQLLARLKAEAIVGREHDGEPIDGLILGGDSAFLTGGAIHGKPHLPEVARERWLAQNGSHGDLWSGHWLIDHRGGRANGAVGRADVATVRFAALDEAEIDAYIATGEPLLVAGAFTIDSLGGPFIRRVEGDPSTVVGLSLSTVRDLVRELGADWPSLWNRR from the coding sequence CGCCCGCCCGGCTCCAGACGCTGCGGGCGGCCGGCATCGAGCCGATCGCGATCGCGCCGGGCGTCGACGAGGCCGCGGCCGTCGCGGCGGCGGAGGCGGCATCCGGCACGCTCGAGGCGCCCGACATGGTGCAGCTGCTCGCGCGGCTGAAGGCCGAGGCGATCGTGGGCCGCGAGCACGACGGCGAGCCCATCGACGGGCTCATCCTCGGCGGCGACTCGGCGTTCCTCACGGGCGGCGCGATCCACGGCAAGCCGCACCTCCCCGAGGTGGCCCGCGAGCGCTGGCTGGCGCAGAACGGCAGCCACGGCGACCTGTGGTCGGGTCACTGGCTCATCGACCACCGCGGAGGGCGCGCGAACGGCGCCGTCGGACGGGCGGATGTCGCGACGGTGCGCTTCGCGGCGCTCGACGAGGCCGAGATCGACGCCTACATCGCCACGGGCGAGCCGCTGCTCGTCGCGGGGGCGTTCACCATCGACAGCCTCGGCGGGCCGTTCATCCGCCGCGTGGAGGGCGACCCGTCGACCGTGGTGGGGCTCTCGCTCTCGACGGTGCGCGACCTCGTGCGCGAGCTCGGCGCGGACTGGCCCTCGCTCTGGAATCGCCGCTGA
- a CDS encoding phospho-sugar mutase, translated as MSQDNAAGAERLALAEAWLAQDPDPETRAELAALVDGARAGDAAAIDELADRFDARLAFGTAGLRGEIAAGPNRMNRVLVSQAAAGLAAYLLERARPGETPSVVIGYDGRKNSAVFARDSAEIMAGAGVRAVLLPQLLPTPVLAFAVRHLDTTAGVMVTASHNPPNDNGYKVYLGGEHGGSQIVSPADAEIAAAIHHVAATTTVPDLPRGEFETASEEVADEYVRQTALVADRPASQPRVVYTAMHGVGWETAARVLAAAGFDAPAVVSAQISPDPAFPTVAFPNPEEPGAMDLSFAEARAAGAELVIANDPDADRLAIAIPDASSADGYRRLSGNEVGLLLGWRAARRAADVPGDSGPDGTLACSIVSSPGLEAVARAYDLDFEATLTGFKWISRAPNLVFGFEEALGYLVNPETVHDKDGISAAVAFLSLAASLKAEGRTIADHLDEFVERFGCFDSSQVSIRVTDLSRIGEIMARLRAEPPSSVGGIRVERIEDLADGFGALPPSDVLRIILEGGARVMVRPSGTEPKLKVYIDAVGTEGTVGERRAAASAAVAALEAGMRELTA; from the coding sequence ATGTCGCAGGACAACGCCGCCGGAGCCGAGCGCCTCGCGCTCGCCGAAGCCTGGCTCGCGCAGGACCCCGACCCCGAGACCCGTGCCGAGCTCGCCGCACTCGTCGACGGCGCGAGAGCCGGGGATGCCGCGGCCATCGACGAGCTCGCCGACCGGTTCGACGCGCGCCTCGCGTTCGGCACCGCCGGGCTCCGCGGCGAGATCGCCGCCGGCCCCAACCGCATGAACCGCGTGCTCGTGTCGCAGGCCGCGGCGGGGCTCGCCGCGTACCTCCTCGAGCGCGCCCGGCCCGGCGAGACGCCCTCGGTCGTCATCGGCTACGACGGGCGCAAGAACTCCGCCGTGTTCGCCCGCGACTCGGCCGAGATCATGGCCGGCGCCGGCGTGCGCGCGGTGCTCCTGCCGCAGCTGCTGCCGACGCCGGTGCTCGCGTTCGCCGTCCGCCATCTCGACACCACGGCCGGGGTCATGGTCACGGCCTCGCACAACCCGCCGAACGACAACGGCTACAAGGTGTACCTCGGCGGCGAGCACGGCGGCTCGCAGATCGTGTCGCCCGCCGACGCCGAGATCGCCGCGGCGATCCACCACGTCGCGGCGACGACCACGGTGCCCGACCTCCCCCGCGGCGAGTTCGAGACCGCGTCCGAGGAGGTCGCCGACGAGTACGTGCGGCAGACCGCCCTCGTCGCCGACCGGCCCGCCTCGCAGCCGCGCGTCGTCTACACGGCGATGCACGGCGTCGGCTGGGAGACCGCGGCCCGCGTGCTCGCGGCCGCGGGCTTCGACGCGCCGGCCGTCGTCTCGGCGCAGATCTCGCCCGATCCGGCGTTCCCGACCGTCGCGTTCCCCAATCCCGAGGAGCCGGGCGCGATGGACCTGAGCTTCGCCGAGGCGCGCGCGGCAGGGGCCGAGCTCGTGATCGCGAACGACCCCGACGCCGACCGGCTCGCCATCGCGATCCCCGACGCGTCGTCGGCCGACGGCTATCGTCGCCTGTCGGGCAACGAGGTCGGCCTGCTGCTCGGCTGGCGCGCCGCACGGCGTGCCGCCGACGTCCCGGGCGACTCCGGACCCGACGGCACGCTGGCGTGCTCGATCGTCTCGTCCCCGGGCCTCGAGGCCGTCGCGCGAGCCTACGACCTCGACTTCGAGGCGACGCTCACGGGCTTCAAGTGGATCTCCCGCGCCCCGAATCTCGTCTTCGGCTTCGAGGAGGCGCTCGGCTACCTCGTGAACCCCGAGACCGTGCACGACAAGGACGGCATCTCCGCCGCCGTGGCGTTCCTCTCGCTCGCGGCGTCGCTGAAGGCCGAGGGGCGCACCATCGCCGACCACCTCGACGAGTTCGTCGAGAGGTTCGGCTGCTTCGACTCGTCGCAGGTCTCGATCCGCGTGACCGACCTGTCGCGCATCGGCGAGATCATGGCGCGGCTGCGCGCCGAGCCGCCGTCGTCGGTGGGCGGCATCCGGGTCGAGCGCATCGAGGACCTCGCCGACGGCTTCGGCGCGCTTCCCCCGTCCGACGTGCTGCGCATCATCCTCGAGGGCGGCGCACGCGTCATGGTGCGGCCGAGCGGCACCGAGCCGAAGCTCAAGGTCTACATCGACGCCGTCGGCACCGAGGGCACCGTCGGCGAGCGGCGCGCCGCGGCATCCGCCGCCGTCGCCGCGCTCGAGGCGGGCATGCGCGAACTCACGGCCTGA
- a CDS encoding PTS sugar transporter subunit IIB, producing MRIVAVCGVGVGTSAILKTNAERALDRLGLTADVSASGLADIAAAAADAQVILTSTELADEVRRAIGRSYAEIVEVVNYFDVEEIGEKLEASIG from the coding sequence ATGAGGATCGTGGCGGTGTGCGGCGTCGGCGTGGGCACGTCGGCGATCCTGAAGACGAACGCCGAGCGCGCGCTCGACCGGCTGGGGCTCACCGCCGACGTCTCGGCGAGCGGCCTCGCCGACATCGCGGCCGCCGCGGCCGACGCGCAGGTCATCCTGACATCGACCGAGCTCGCCGACGAGGTGCGCCGCGCGATCGGCCGCAGCTATGCGGAGATCGTCGAGGTCGTGAACTACTTCGACGTCGAGGAGATCGGCGAGAAGCTCGAGGCATCGATCGGCTGA
- a CDS encoding PTS sugar transporter subunit IIA, with translation MTSIPPLPDTAVVLGARADDWRAAVREVGRALTRSGATRSEYADRMIGVIEEFGAYVVIAPGLALAHARPGSDVRREGLAVVTLADAVPFGHPHNDPVRVVIGLAVSNAEDHVASVAQLANAFNDTGIVGRLARATTPDEVRGLLGVDAAPAGTAAGA, from the coding sequence ATGACCTCCATCCCTCCCCTTCCCGACACGGCCGTCGTGCTCGGCGCGCGTGCCGACGACTGGCGCGCCGCGGTGCGCGAGGTCGGCCGCGCCCTCACCCGCTCGGGCGCGACGCGGTCGGAGTACGCCGACCGCATGATCGGCGTGATCGAGGAGTTCGGCGCCTACGTGGTCATCGCGCCGGGCCTCGCGCTGGCGCACGCCCGCCCCGGCTCCGACGTGCGCCGAGAGGGTCTCGCGGTCGTGACGCTCGCCGACGCGGTGCCGTTCGGGCACCCGCACAACGACCCGGTGCGGGTCGTGATCGGGCTCGCGGTCTCGAACGCCGAGGACCACGTGGCATCCGTGGCGCAGCTCGCGAACGCGTTCAACGACACGGGCATCGTCGGTCGCCTCGCGCGCGCCACGACGCCCGACGAGGTGCGGGGACTCCTCGGCGTCGACGCGGCGCCCGCAGGAACGGCCGCGGGCGCATGA
- a CDS encoding purine-nucleoside phosphorylase, with protein sequence MQETNPLDDPNADPFAIAAEAAARIAELTGVERHDIALTLGSGWGRAAELIGETTHTIPATEVPGFSKPALEGHVGTLRSVALPNGKHALVIGARTHYYEGHGVRRVVHSVRTAAATGATTMILTNGAGGIKQHWTPGTPVLISDHINMTGDSPLEGATFIDLTDLYSRRLRNLARSLSPGIDEGVYVQFRGPHYETPAEVQMAKTIGGHIVGMSTALEAIAARQAGMEILGMSLITNLAAGIQLTPLSHEEVIEAGRAAEPVISKLLADIVAEL encoded by the coding sequence ATGCAGGAGACCAACCCGCTCGACGACCCGAACGCCGACCCCTTCGCCATCGCCGCCGAGGCGGCGGCGCGGATCGCGGAGCTCACCGGTGTGGAGCGCCACGACATCGCGCTCACGCTCGGCAGCGGCTGGGGCCGCGCGGCGGAGCTCATCGGCGAGACCACCCACACCATCCCCGCCACCGAGGTGCCCGGCTTCTCGAAGCCCGCGCTCGAGGGGCACGTCGGCACGCTGCGCTCGGTCGCCCTGCCGAACGGCAAGCACGCGCTCGTCATCGGCGCGCGCACGCACTACTACGAGGGCCACGGCGTGCGACGCGTCGTGCACTCGGTGCGCACGGCGGCGGCGACCGGAGCCACGACCATGATCCTCACGAACGGCGCGGGCGGCATCAAGCAGCACTGGACGCCGGGCACCCCCGTGCTCATCAGCGACCACATCAACATGACGGGCGATTCGCCGCTCGAGGGCGCGACGTTCATCGACCTCACCGACCTGTACTCGCGGCGCCTGCGCAACCTGGCGCGCTCGCTCTCCCCCGGCATCGACGAGGGCGTCTACGTGCAGTTCCGCGGCCCGCACTACGAGACGCCGGCCGAGGTGCAGATGGCGAAGACCATCGGCGGCCACATCGTCGGCATGTCCACGGCGCTCGAGGCGATCGCCGCCCGGCAGGCCGGCATGGAGATCCTCGGCATGTCGCTCATCACGAACCTCGCCGCAGGCATCCAGCTCACGCCGCTGAGCCACGAGGAGGTCATCGAGGCCGGCCGCGCCGCCGAGCCCGTGATCTCCAAGCTGCTCGCCGACATCGTCGCCGAGCTCTAG
- a CDS encoding NAD(P)H-quinone dehydrogenase — MAYEFERTQRIAVLGGGPGGYEAALAGARLGAEVTLIERAGVGGSAVLTDVVPSKSLIATAEASNAVKEAADLGVQFYAKGSGDKAVKPSVAINLQAVNKRLLGLAAQQSEDMRANLLDAGVNLVQGEGRLDGPNAIIVSTAKGGTDFDRIEADTLVISVGATPRVLPTAVPDGERILNWKQLYDLPEIPEHLIVVGSGVTGAEFASAYRALGAKVTLISSRDQVLPGEDADAAAVIEKVFKRNGMKVLNKSRAESVVRDGDSVVATLTDGREVRGSHCLMAVGAVPNTTDIGLEEAGVQLSESGHIRVNRVARTSMPNIYAAGDCTTFPPLASVASMQGRTAIFHAMGDIVDPPEERNITSNIFTQPEIATVGWTQKAIEEGIVPGVVYKLPLASNPRAKMMGIRDGFVKLFASSGSGALIGGVIVAPKASELVLPLALAVEHRLTVDQFAEAFPVYPSLTGSLTDAARAMHVVR; from the coding sequence ATGGCCTACGAGTTCGAGCGCACGCAACGGATCGCCGTCCTCGGAGGGGGGCCGGGCGGCTACGAGGCCGCGCTGGCCGGCGCGAGGCTCGGCGCGGAGGTCACGCTCATCGAGCGCGCCGGCGTCGGCGGCTCGGCCGTGCTCACCGACGTGGTGCCGTCGAAGTCGCTCATCGCGACCGCCGAGGCGTCGAACGCGGTGAAGGAGGCGGCCGACCTCGGCGTGCAGTTCTACGCGAAGGGCTCGGGCGACAAGGCGGTCAAGCCGAGTGTCGCGATCAACCTCCAGGCGGTGAACAAGCGGCTGCTCGGGCTCGCGGCGCAGCAGTCCGAGGACATGCGCGCGAACCTGCTCGACGCGGGCGTCAACCTCGTGCAGGGCGAGGGCCGGCTCGACGGGCCGAACGCCATCATCGTCTCGACCGCCAAGGGCGGCACCGACTTCGACCGCATCGAGGCCGACACGCTCGTCATCTCGGTCGGCGCGACGCCGCGCGTGCTGCCGACGGCCGTGCCCGACGGCGAGCGCATCCTCAACTGGAAGCAGCTCTACGACCTGCCCGAGATCCCCGAGCACCTCATCGTGGTCGGCTCGGGCGTGACCGGTGCGGAGTTCGCATCGGCCTACCGCGCGCTCGGCGCGAAGGTGACGCTCATCTCCAGCCGCGACCAGGTGCTCCCCGGCGAGGACGCAGACGCCGCCGCGGTGATCGAGAAGGTCTTCAAGCGCAACGGCATGAAGGTCCTGAACAAGTCGCGCGCCGAGTCGGTGGTGCGCGACGGCGACTCGGTCGTCGCGACCCTCACCGACGGGCGCGAGGTGCGCGGCAGCCACTGCCTCATGGCGGTGGGCGCGGTGCCGAACACGACCGACATCGGCCTCGAGGAGGCGGGCGTGCAGCTCAGCGAGAGCGGCCACATCCGGGTGAACCGGGTGGCGCGCACGTCGATGCCGAACATCTACGCGGCGGGCGACTGCACCACGTTTCCGCCGCTCGCCTCGGTCGCGTCGATGCAGGGGCGCACCGCGATCTTCCACGCCATGGGCGACATCGTCGACCCGCCCGAGGAGCGCAACATCACCTCGAACATCTTCACGCAGCCCGAGATCGCGACGGTCGGCTGGACGCAGAAGGCCATCGAGGAGGGCATCGTGCCGGGCGTCGTCTACAAGCTGCCGCTCGCGTCCAACCCGCGCGCGAAGATGATGGGCATCCGCGACGGCTTCGTGAAGCTCTTCGCATCGAGCGGTTCTGGCGCCCTGATCGGCGGCGTCATCGTCGCACCGAAGGCGTCGGAGCTCGTCCTGCCGCTCGCGCTCGCCGTCGAGCACCGCCTCACGGTCGACCAGTTCGCCGAGGCGTTCCCGGTCTACCCGTCGCTGACCGGGTCGCTGACGGATGCCGCGAGGGCCATGCACGTCGTACGCTGA
- a CDS encoding APC family permease, which translates to MNWRVKSVEASIADSGDEERSLRRSLGTWDLALMGIAVAVGAGIFSVGAQAAANFAGPSVTISFILAAITCGLAIMCYAEFASTVPVAGSAYTFTYATMGELLAWIIGWDLILEMFTGAAVIAKYWGVYLGEALLAFGIPFPATIDLGGVQVSWPAFLIVAVFTALLVAGTKLTARVGSVFTIIKVAIVVFVIVVGFFFINAANYVPFIPEAVPTEGGASDAWTQSLFSWATGAAPAQYGVFGLLAAASLVFFAFIGFDVVATSAEEVRDPQRRLPRGIFLGLAIVTALYVLVSIVMTGMVSYTELAEEETPSLATAFRLVGQDWASAVISVGALAGLTTVIMVLLLGLSRIVFALSRDGLLPRWLSRTTEHTKTPARIQIIGGTVVALVAAFTDVGLLEEMINIGTLSAFVLVSIGIVVLRRTRPDLPRGFRVPWSPVLPILSAALCFWLMLNLTTLTWVRFLVWLAIGVVIYLLYGRRRSRLAGAVSEVELPTPQGAPPIG; encoded by the coding sequence ATGAACTGGCGCGTGAAATCCGTCGAGGCGTCGATCGCGGACTCGGGCGACGAGGAACGCAGCCTCCGCCGCTCGCTGGGCACGTGGGACCTCGCGCTCATGGGCATCGCGGTGGCCGTCGGCGCGGGCATCTTCTCGGTCGGTGCCCAGGCCGCGGCGAACTTCGCCGGGCCGAGCGTGACGATCTCGTTCATCCTCGCCGCGATCACCTGCGGCCTCGCCATCATGTGCTACGCCGAGTTCGCGTCGACGGTGCCCGTGGCGGGCAGCGCGTACACGTTCACGTACGCGACGATGGGCGAGCTGCTCGCCTGGATCATCGGCTGGGACCTCATCCTCGAGATGTTCACCGGCGCCGCGGTGATCGCGAAGTACTGGGGCGTCTACCTCGGCGAGGCGCTGCTCGCCTTCGGGATCCCGTTCCCGGCCACGATCGACCTCGGCGGGGTCCAGGTGAGCTGGCCCGCCTTCCTCATCGTCGCGGTGTTCACCGCACTGCTGGTGGCCGGCACCAAGCTCACCGCGCGGGTCGGCTCGGTCTTCACGATCATCAAGGTCGCGATCGTCGTGTTCGTGATCGTCGTGGGCTTCTTCTTCATCAACGCCGCGAACTACGTGCCGTTCATCCCCGAGGCGGTGCCCACCGAGGGCGGCGCGTCGGATGCCTGGACGCAGTCGCTGTTCTCGTGGGCGACCGGTGCGGCGCCCGCGCAGTACGGCGTCTTCGGGCTGCTGGCCGCGGCATCCCTCGTGTTCTTCGCCTTCATCGGCTTCGACGTGGTCGCCACGAGCGCGGAGGAGGTGCGGGACCCCCAGCGCCGCCTGCCGCGCGGCATCTTCCTCGGGCTCGCGATCGTCACGGCGCTCTACGTGCTCGTGTCGATCGTCATGACCGGCATGGTGTCGTACACCGAGCTCGCCGAGGAGGAGACCCCGTCGCTGGCCACTGCGTTCCGGCTCGTGGGACAGGACTGGGCGTCGGCGGTGATCTCGGTCGGGGCACTCGCGGGCCTCACGACCGTCATCATGGTGCTGCTGCTCGGCCTGTCGCGCATCGTCTTCGCCCTGAGCCGTGACGGGCTGCTGCCGCGCTGGCTCTCGCGCACGACCGAGCACACGAAGACCCCGGCCCGCATCCAGATCATCGGCGGCACCGTCGTGGCCCTCGTCGCGGCGTTCACCGACGTCGGCCTCCTCGAGGAGATGATCAACATCGGCACGCTCTCGGCGTTCGTGCTCGTGAGCATCGGCATCGTCGTGCTTCGTCGTACGCGCCCTGACCTGCCGCGGGGCTTCCGGGTGCCGTGGTCGCCCGTGCTGCCGATCCTCTCGGCGGCGCTGTGCTTCTGGCTCATGCTGAACCTCACGACGCTCACGTGGGTGCGGTTCCTCGTGTGGCTCGCGATCGGCGTCGTGATCTATCTGCTCTACGGCCGGCGCCGCTCGCGGCTCGCGGGCGCGGTCAGCGAAGTGGAGCTCCCGACGCCGCAGGGGGCGCCGCCCATCGGGTGA
- a CDS encoding acetyl/propionyl/methylcrotonyl-CoA carboxylase subunit alpha produces MPRITKVLIANRGEIAVRVIRAARDAGIGSVAVYADQDRDARHAKLADEAYALDGTTSAETYLVIDKLLSVARRSGADAVHPGYGFLAENPDFARAVIDAGLTWIGPSPEAIERLGDKVSARHVAEKVGAPLAPGTLNPVADAAEVLEFVDVHGLPVAIKAAFGGGGRGLKVARTREEVPELFDSATREAVAAFGRGECFVEKYLDKPRHVETQCLADQHGNVVVVSTRDCSLQRRHQKLVEEAPAPFLTEEQNRLLYEASKAILKEVGYVGAGTCEFLIGQDGTVSFLEVNTRLQVEHPVSEEVTGLDLVREQFRLAEGGVLDYPDPATTGHSIEFRINGEDPGRNFLPAPGPVHQLRFPGGPGVRIDSGVTSGDEISGAFDSLLAKLIVTGATRKDALERARRALDEFEVAGLPTVLPFHRDIVNNPAFAPEGDEPFSVYTRWIETEYDNTLEPWSGELAEGSGPAARTDVVVEVGGRRIEVTLPKKLLGGSAAGTATAGPAPRRRNLAHAVDTVAGDAVKAPMQATVVKVAVAEGDRVVKGDLVLVLEAMKMEQPIVAHKDGVVGLVNAEAGATVSSGHLLLAINDPS; encoded by the coding sequence ATGCCGCGTATCACCAAGGTCCTCATCGCCAACCGTGGAGAGATCGCCGTCCGCGTCATCCGCGCCGCCCGTGACGCCGGCATCGGCTCGGTGGCCGTGTACGCAGACCAGGACCGCGACGCCCGCCACGCGAAGCTCGCCGACGAGGCCTACGCGCTCGACGGCACCACGAGCGCCGAGACGTACCTCGTCATCGACAAGCTCCTCTCGGTCGCCCGTCGCTCCGGCGCCGACGCGGTGCACCCCGGCTACGGGTTCCTCGCCGAGAACCCCGACTTCGCCCGCGCCGTGATCGATGCCGGCCTGACCTGGATCGGCCCGTCGCCCGAGGCCATCGAGCGCCTCGGCGACAAGGTGTCGGCCCGGCACGTGGCCGAGAAGGTCGGCGCGCCGCTCGCGCCGGGCACGCTCAACCCGGTGGCGGATGCCGCTGAGGTGCTCGAGTTCGTCGACGTGCACGGCCTGCCCGTGGCGATCAAGGCCGCCTTCGGCGGCGGCGGCCGCGGCCTCAAGGTCGCCCGCACGCGCGAGGAGGTGCCCGAGCTCTTCGATTCGGCCACCCGCGAGGCGGTCGCCGCGTTCGGCCGCGGCGAGTGCTTCGTCGAGAAGTACCTCGACAAGCCCCGCCACGTCGAGACCCAGTGCCTCGCCGACCAGCACGGCAACGTCGTCGTCGTGTCGACGCGCGACTGCTCGCTGCAGCGCCGCCACCAGAAGCTCGTCGAGGAGGCGCCCGCGCCGTTCCTCACCGAGGAGCAGAACCGCCTCCTGTACGAGGCGTCCAAGGCCATCCTCAAGGAGGTCGGCTACGTCGGCGCGGGCACGTGCGAGTTCCTCATCGGCCAGGACGGCACCGTCTCGTTCCTCGAGGTGAACACGCGCCTCCAGGTCGAGCACCCCGTGTCCGAGGAGGTCACCGGCCTCGACCTCGTGCGCGAGCAGTTCCGCCTCGCCGAGGGCGGCGTGCTCGACTACCCCGACCCCGCGACGACCGGACACTCGATCGAGTTCCGCATCAACGGCGAGGACCCGGGCCGCAACTTCCTCCCCGCGCCCGGGCCCGTGCACCAGCTGCGCTTCCCCGGCGGCCCCGGCGTCCGCATCGACTCGGGCGTCACCAGCGGCGACGAGATCTCGGGCGCGTTCGACTCGCTGCTCGCGAAGCTCATCGTCACGGGCGCCACCCGCAAGGACGCCCTCGAGCGCGCCCGCCGGGCCCTCGACGAGTTCGAGGTCGCCGGCCTGCCCACCGTGCTGCCGTTCCACCGCGACATCGTGAACAACCCCGCGTTCGCGCCCGAGGGCGACGAGCCGTTCTCGGTCTACACCCGCTGGATCGAGACCGAGTACGACAACACGCTCGAGCCGTGGTCGGGCGAGCTCGCCGAGGGCTCCGGCCCGGCGGCGCGCACCGACGTGGTCGTCGAGGTCGGCGGCCGCCGCATCGAGGTGACGCTGCCGAAGAAGCTGCTGGGCGGCTCGGCGGCGGGCACCGCGACCGCCGGCCCCGCTCCGCGCCGCCGCAACCTCGCGCACGCCGTGGACACCGTGGCCGGCGACGCCGTGAAGGCGCCCATGCAGGCGACCGTCGTGAAGGTCGCGGTGGCCGAGGGGGACCGGGTCGTCAAGGGCGACCTCGTGCTCGTGCTCGAGGCCATGAAGATGGAGCAGCCGATCGTCGCCCACAAGGACGGCGTCGTCGGCCTCGTCAACGCCGAGGCGGGCGCCACGGTGTCGAGCGGGCACCTGCTGCTCGCGATCAACGATCCCAGCTGA
- a CDS encoding adenosine deaminase has product MNTIPTEYRLEGDGTSIQSLPKISLHDHLDGGLRPQTLIELADEVGLEVPAPDADGLATWFTDQSNSGSLVEYLKTFDLTTAVMQTRSGLQRVAREFVQDLATDGVIYGEIRWAPEQHLERGLSLDEAVEAVQSGIEEGIDDVRHQGRFIRAGQLVTAMRHNDRGLEIAELAVRHRERGVVGFDIAGAEAGFLPSRHRTAFDYLASQFFPVTVHAGEADGLDSIRSALFDGRALRLGHGVRIAEDLTIERQDDENTYVSLGPIAQWVRDREIALETSPSSNLQTGAIAAWGDELVDHPFDLLYQLGFRVTVNTDNRLQSGTSLSRELSLLSDAFGYDLDDFETFQLNAAASAFLPLDDREELAERIQDGFDEA; this is encoded by the coding sequence GTGAACACGATTCCGACGGAGTACCGCCTCGAGGGCGACGGCACGAGCATCCAGTCGCTGCCGAAGATCTCGCTGCACGACCACCTCGACGGGGGCCTGCGGCCGCAGACCCTGATCGAGCTCGCCGACGAGGTCGGACTCGAGGTTCCGGCGCCCGACGCCGACGGCCTCGCCACGTGGTTCACCGACCAGTCGAACTCCGGGTCGCTCGTCGAGTACCTGAAGACGTTCGACCTCACGACCGCGGTCATGCAGACGCGCTCCGGCCTGCAGCGCGTGGCCCGCGAGTTCGTGCAGGACCTCGCGACCGACGGCGTGATCTACGGCGAGATCCGGTGGGCGCCCGAGCAGCACCTCGAACGCGGCCTGAGCCTCGACGAGGCGGTCGAGGCGGTGCAGTCGGGCATCGAGGAGGGCATCGACGACGTGCGGCACCAGGGGCGGTTCATCCGCGCCGGCCAGCTCGTCACCGCGATGCGCCACAACGACCGCGGGCTCGAGATCGCGGAGCTCGCCGTGCGGCACCGCGAGCGCGGGGTCGTCGGGTTCGACATCGCCGGGGCCGAGGCCGGGTTCCTCCCGAGCCGGCACCGCACGGCCTTCGACTACCTCGCCTCGCAGTTCTTCCCGGTCACCGTGCACGCCGGCGAGGCCGACGGCCTCGATTCCATCCGCAGCGCGCTGTTCGACGGGCGCGCCCTCCGGCTCGGGCACGGCGTGCGCATCGCCGAGGACCTCACGATCGAGCGGCAGGACGATGAGAACACCTACGTGTCGCTCGGCCCGATCGCCCAGTGGGTGCGCGACCGCGAGATCGCGCTCGAGACGAGCCCCTCGTCGAACCTGCAGACCGGCGCGATCGCCGCGTGGGGCGACGAGCTCGTCGACCACCCGTTCGACCTGCTCTACCAGCTCGGGTTCCGGGTGACGGTCAACACCGACAACCGCCTGCAGAGCGGCACCTCGCTCTCGCGCGAGCTCTCCCTGCTCTCCGACGCGTTCGGCTACGACCTCGACGACTTCGAGACGTTCCAGCTGAACGCCGCGGCATCCGCGTTCCTGCCGCTCGACGACCGCGAGGAGCTCGCCGAGCGCATCCAGGACGGCTTCGACGAAGCCTGA